In a single window of the Streptomyces sp. HUAS ZL42 genome:
- a CDS encoding NADAR family protein — MGEIDSRDALVREVRSGARVKYLHFWGHRPRPDGRVGSSCLSQWWPSPFVVGGVTYATAEHWMMAGKARLFADAEAEKRVLAAGHPSVAKKAGRLVRGFDEAIWERERFRIVVEGSVHKFAAHADLREFLLGTGDRVLVEASPVDRVWGIGLAATDEAAGDPERWRGPNLLGFALMEARERLRAG, encoded by the coding sequence ATGGGAGAGATCGATTCTCGGGACGCCCTGGTCAGGGAGGTCCGGTCGGGGGCGAGGGTGAAGTACCTGCACTTCTGGGGGCACCGGCCGCGGCCCGACGGCCGGGTGGGCAGCAGCTGTCTGAGCCAGTGGTGGCCGTCACCGTTCGTGGTCGGCGGGGTCACCTATGCGACGGCCGAGCACTGGATGATGGCCGGGAAGGCGCGGCTTTTCGCAGACGCGGAGGCGGAGAAGCGGGTGCTGGCGGCGGGTCACCCCTCCGTGGCGAAGAAGGCCGGGCGGCTGGTGCGCGGCTTCGACGAGGCGATATGGGAGCGCGAGCGGTTCCGGATCGTGGTCGAGGGCAGCGTCCACAAGTTCGCCGCGCACGCCGATCTGCGGGAATTCCTGCTCGGCACCGGGGACCGCGTGCTGGTGGAGGCCAGCCCTGTGGACCGGGTCTGGGGCATCGGCCTCGCCGCGACCGACGAGGCCGCGGGGGATCCGGAGCGGTGGCGGGGGCCCAATCTGCTGGGGTTCGCGCTGATGGAGGCGCGAGAGCGGCTCCGGGCCGGCTGA
- a CDS encoding adenosine deaminase, whose protein sequence is MTDHVDARAPRDLHAFIAGLPKAELHVHHVGSASPRIVSELAARHPDSKVPTDAEALVDFFTFTDFAHFIDVYLSVVDLIRTPEDVRLLTYEVARDLARQQVRYAELTITPFSSTRRGIDELAFMDAIEDARKAAEAEFGTVLRWCFDIPGEAGLESAEETARLATDDRVRPEGLVSFGLGGPEIGVPRPQFKPYFDRAIAAGLRSVPHAGETTGPETVWDALTHLRAERIGHGTNSFQDPKLLAHLADHRIPLEVCPTSNIATRAVRTLDEHPIKEFVRAGILVTINSDDPPMFGTDLNNEYAVAARLLDLDERGLADLARNAVEASFLDEPGKARIKDEIDRYTAGWLAP, encoded by the coding sequence TTGACCGACCACGTGGACGCGCGCGCCCCGCGCGACCTGCACGCCTTCATCGCCGGACTGCCCAAGGCCGAACTGCACGTCCACCATGTCGGCTCCGCCTCCCCCCGCATCGTCTCCGAACTGGCCGCCCGCCACCCCGACTCCAAGGTGCCCACGGACGCCGAGGCCCTGGTCGACTTCTTCACGTTCACGGACTTCGCCCACTTCATCGATGTGTACCTGTCCGTCGTCGACCTGATCCGCACCCCGGAGGACGTGCGGCTGCTGACGTACGAGGTGGCCCGGGACCTGGCCCGGCAGCAGGTGCGCTACGCCGAGCTGACCATCACCCCGTTCTCCTCGACCCGGCGCGGGATCGACGAACTGGCCTTCATGGACGCGATCGAGGACGCCCGCAAGGCGGCGGAGGCCGAGTTCGGGACCGTCCTGCGCTGGTGCTTCGACATCCCCGGCGAGGCGGGCCTCGAGTCCGCCGAGGAGACCGCCCGCCTCGCCACCGACGACCGGGTGCGTCCCGAGGGGCTGGTCTCCTTCGGGCTCGGCGGGCCCGAAATCGGCGTACCGCGGCCGCAGTTCAAGCCGTACTTCGACCGGGCCATCGCGGCCGGGCTGCGCTCGGTGCCGCACGCCGGCGAGACGACCGGCCCGGAGACGGTGTGGGACGCGCTGACCCATCTGCGCGCCGAGCGCATCGGGCACGGCACCAACTCCTTCCAGGACCCGAAGCTCCTCGCGCACCTCGCCGATCATCGGATCCCGCTGGAGGTGTGCCCGACCTCCAACATCGCCACCCGCGCGGTCCGCACCCTCGACGAGCACCCGATCAAGGAGTTCGTGCGGGCCGGAATCCTGGTCACGATCAACTCCGACGACCCGCCGATGTTCGGCACCGACCTCAACAACGAGTACGCCGTCGCCGCCCGCCTCCTCGACCTCGACGAACGGGGGCTGGCCGACCTCGCCAGGAACGCCGTCGAGGCGTCCTTCCTCGACGAGCCCGGCAAGGCGCGCATCAAGGACGAGATCGACAGGTACACCGCCGGGTGGCTCGCCCCCTGA
- a CDS encoding glycerophosphodiester phosphodiesterase: MQTVTAVAHRGDPYRVRENTIDSLRSALDLGADAVEIDVRLTRDGVPVLLHDETLKRLWEQDRPLLSLSEAEVRGLTDGKVPTLAEALAATDGSRVMLDLPGHPDVRAARRVVDVVRECGAADRVYYCAGAPAMLAVRAADPAAEIALTWTTLAPPRPALLAAVAPRWLNYRFPLVDRALAERVHHDGYLLSVWTPDTRRSMRRLLDLGVDSITTNRVDVLCALRAR, translated from the coding sequence ATGCAGACAGTGACTGCCGTGGCCCATCGCGGCGACCCCTACCGCGTCCGTGAGAACACGATCGACTCGCTGCGTTCCGCGCTCGACCTGGGCGCGGACGCGGTCGAGATCGACGTACGGCTCACCCGTGACGGCGTGCCCGTGCTGCTGCACGACGAGACGCTGAAACGGCTGTGGGAGCAGGACCGGCCGCTGCTCTCGCTGTCGGAGGCGGAGGTGCGCGGGCTGACGGACGGCAAGGTGCCGACGCTGGCGGAGGCGCTGGCGGCGACCGACGGCAGCCGGGTGATGCTCGACCTGCCGGGCCATCCCGATGTGCGGGCGGCGCGCCGGGTCGTGGACGTCGTCCGCGAGTGCGGGGCGGCGGACCGCGTGTACTACTGCGCGGGCGCCCCGGCCATGCTCGCCGTGCGCGCGGCCGACCCGGCGGCCGAGATCGCCCTGACCTGGACGACCCTGGCCCCACCGCGGCCCGCGCTGCTCGCGGCCGTGGCGCCGCGCTGGCTCAACTACCGCTTCCCGCTGGTCGACCGCGCCCTCGCCGAACGCGTCCACCACGACGGCTACCTGCTCTCCGTCTGGACCCCCGACACCCGCCGCTCCATGCGCCGTCTGCTGGACCTGGGCGTCGACTCGATCACGACGAACCGCGTCGACGTGCTGTGCGCGTTGCGCGCGAGGTGA
- a CDS encoding RNA polymerase sigma factor, translated as MDTRQWRDTIAAAQAGDRQALDELVEGWLPLVYNIVGRALNGHADVDDVVQETMLRAVDNLGSLRDPDSFRSWLVAIAMRQVRDRARRRSAQRLDESVAQGDAADFAELTVLRLQLEGQRREVAEAVRWLDAEDRQLLSLWWLEVAGELTRRELAAAVGISRQHAAVRVQRMKERLETARGIVRALDGACPGLRELTARWDGHPDSVWRKRLARHIRGCGYCGDARESVVPAERLLVGIALVPVPVGFTLSLAFGGKTAVAATAAGTSVGWSAKVLGALTKPAVAVTAGATIAAGGAYVVTQTPGAPPPRAATVSTAASTPGPSPSSAPPTPSVPPSPTPSATPELYGTVVDAVDRAPDPDTPPVALPHRPEKGITSSGGAHATMNHRGDSVTLSGQGYVLVRWQISPQYRAGNLVMPAWTGLKGKLFHVASGGGRRMDDPVSSTDSSATGMGSSATGYAVLPAGTQQMWQNEYFYVDGSVTLTVNERGADYGLNVFPTTWDEVEEDVKQGPPQGAKRYGLVRDTGKDDTPVPQYVTRSTPADPATVPQRSRV; from the coding sequence GTGGACACGCGGCAATGGCGCGACACCATCGCGGCAGCGCAGGCCGGCGACCGGCAGGCGCTGGACGAGCTGGTCGAGGGGTGGCTGCCGCTGGTCTACAACATCGTCGGACGCGCCCTGAACGGTCACGCCGACGTCGACGACGTCGTCCAGGAGACCATGCTGCGCGCCGTCGACAACCTCGGCTCGCTGCGCGACCCGGACAGCTTCCGGTCCTGGCTCGTGGCGATCGCGATGCGTCAGGTCCGGGACCGTGCGCGCCGCAGGTCCGCCCAGCGGCTGGACGAGAGCGTGGCGCAGGGCGACGCCGCCGACTTCGCGGAACTCACCGTGCTGCGGCTGCAGTTGGAGGGCCAGCGGCGCGAGGTCGCGGAGGCGGTGCGCTGGCTGGACGCCGAGGACCGGCAGTTGCTGTCGCTGTGGTGGCTGGAGGTCGCGGGCGAGCTCACCCGGCGGGAACTGGCCGCGGCCGTCGGGATCAGCCGGCAGCACGCCGCCGTGCGCGTCCAGCGCATGAAGGAGCGCCTCGAGACCGCGCGCGGCATCGTCCGGGCGCTGGACGGCGCCTGCCCCGGACTGCGCGAACTGACCGCCCGCTGGGACGGGCACCCCGACTCGGTGTGGCGCAAGCGGCTGGCCCGGCACATCCGGGGCTGCGGCTACTGCGGTGACGCGCGCGAGTCGGTCGTACCGGCCGAACGGCTCCTCGTGGGCATCGCGCTCGTCCCCGTCCCGGTCGGCTTCACGCTGTCCCTGGCCTTCGGCGGCAAGACGGCGGTGGCGGCCACCGCCGCCGGCACGTCGGTCGGCTGGTCCGCCAAGGTGCTGGGCGCCCTGACCAAGCCGGCCGTCGCCGTCACCGCGGGCGCGACCATCGCAGCGGGCGGCGCGTACGTCGTCACCCAGACGCCGGGCGCCCCGCCGCCCCGCGCGGCGACGGTCTCGACGGCGGCGAGCACACCCGGCCCGTCGCCGTCCTCCGCCCCGCCCACGCCTTCGGTCCCGCCGTCACCCACCCCGAGCGCGACACCCGAGCTGTACGGCACGGTCGTCGACGCCGTCGACCGGGCACCGGACCCGGACACGCCACCCGTGGCCCTGCCGCACCGGCCCGAGAAGGGGATCACCAGCAGCGGCGGCGCGCACGCCACGATGAACCACCGCGGGGACAGCGTGACGCTCAGCGGCCAGGGCTATGTCCTCGTCCGCTGGCAGATCTCGCCGCAGTACCGGGCCGGCAACCTGGTCATGCCGGCCTGGACCGGACTGAAGGGCAAGCTCTTCCACGTCGCCTCGGGCGGCGGCCGCCGCATGGACGACCCCGTCAGCAGCACCGACAGCTCCGCCACCGGCATGGGCAGCTCGGCCACCGGCTACGCCGTCCTGCCGGCCGGCACCCAGCAGATGTGGCAGAACGAGTACTTCTACGTCGACGGCAGCGTCACCCTCACCGTGAACGAGCGGGGCGCCGACTACGGCCTGAACGTCTTCCCGACGACCTGGGACGAGGTGGAGGAGGACGTCAAGCAGGGCCCCCCGCAGGGTGCGAAGCGCTACGGCCTCGTCCGCGACACCGGCAAGGACGACACGCCCGTACCGCAGTACGTCACCCGCTCGACGCCCGCCGACCCGGCGACGGTGCCTCAGCGCTCGCGCGTGTGA
- a CDS encoding LacI family DNA-binding transcriptional regulator, with protein MADVAAKAGVSRALVSIVFRNQPGASEETRQRVLRVADEIGYRPDSAARLLARGRSRTLGVMFTVHQTFHTNLIEGIYPEAERLGYEVLLSGATQGRSEEKAVEALLSHRCEAVILLGSFAEPAFLAELGRRTVAVSVSRRVPHAHVDFVHSAEGKGVRQAMDHLVELGHRRIVHIDGGQGPGSAERRRAYRAAMRRHGLVSETRVIPGDHTEQSGIETGRLLLAERDKGLPLPTAVLAGNDRSAMGLLMSLTRSGVEVPRDLSVVGYDDSHLSHLMPIGLTTVRQDAVLMSEHAVRFAVERLEDPGLEPREAVLDPKLVVRGTSGPPPVS; from the coding sequence ATGGCGGACGTGGCCGCGAAGGCGGGCGTCTCCCGGGCGCTCGTCTCGATCGTGTTCCGCAACCAGCCGGGAGCGAGCGAGGAGACGCGTCAGCGGGTGCTGCGCGTGGCCGACGAGATCGGCTACCGGCCCGACAGTGCGGCCCGGTTGCTGGCGCGCGGCCGCAGCCGCACGCTCGGCGTGATGTTCACCGTGCACCAGACCTTCCACACGAACCTCATCGAGGGCATCTACCCCGAGGCCGAGCGCCTCGGCTACGAAGTCCTGCTGTCCGGCGCCACCCAGGGCCGCAGCGAGGAGAAGGCCGTGGAGGCACTGCTGAGCCACCGCTGCGAGGCGGTGATCCTGCTCGGCTCCTTCGCGGAGCCCGCCTTCCTCGCCGAGCTGGGACGCCGCACGGTCGCCGTCTCCGTCAGCCGCCGGGTCCCGCACGCCCATGTGGACTTCGTGCACTCCGCCGAGGGCAAGGGCGTACGTCAGGCGATGGACCACCTCGTCGAGCTGGGACACCGCCGGATCGTTCACATCGACGGCGGCCAGGGCCCCGGCTCGGCCGAGCGGCGGCGCGCCTACCGTGCGGCCATGCGCCGTCACGGACTTGTGTCCGAGACGCGGGTGATCCCCGGCGATCACACCGAGCAGTCGGGCATCGAGACCGGCCGTCTCCTTCTCGCCGAGCGCGACAAGGGCCTGCCGTTGCCCACGGCGGTCCTGGCGGGCAACGACCGCAGCGCGATGGGTTTGTTGATGTCGCTGACCCGGTCCGGTGTCGAGGTCCCGCGCGACCTGTCCGTGGTCGGATACGACGACAGTCACCTCTCCCACCTGATGCCGATCGGCCTGACCACGGTGCGCCAGGACGCGGTGCTCATGTCGGAGCACGCCGTGCGGTTCGCCGTGGAGCGGCTGGAGGACCCCGGACTGGAGCCGCGGGAAGCGGTGCTGGACCCGAAGCTGGTGGTGCGGGGGACCAGTGGGCCTCCACCGGTGAGCTGA